A single window of Dermacentor albipictus isolate Rhodes 1998 colony chromosome 1, USDA_Dalb.pri_finalv2, whole genome shotgun sequence DNA harbors:
- the LOC135901775 gene encoding probable serine carboxypeptidase CPVL isoform X2: protein MKSALLALCVLCNGAQGWFGASMRRLYNGPDNARRAASQLGDVGDPLFLTPLIEAGQLEKARNLSRVGSLGAVPDFPGYSGFLTVNKQYGNNLFFWFFPAKENPEKAPVVLWLQGGPGSSSLFGLFVEHGPYRVAKGGVPELRGTTWAQRYSMLYIDSPVGAGFSFTQDDRGYARNEVDVGRDLHEALQQFFTLFDEYAANDFYATGESYAGKYVPAIAHAIDRAVAPRVKINLRGIAIGDGMVDPETMLDYADFLYQIGLVDRGQADYIRAESARAVGYIKQGRYMDAFLSWDKFFNLDALYQSSYFKNFTGLDSFYNFLLSSNPYCFDYYKAFVDSPVVRKAIHVGNLTFNNGDATGRHLRGDIMQSVKPWLASLMDKPQYKVLIYNGQLDIIIAYPLTDNFVCSIQWSGKEAFDKAERKIWKRPDGNGVAGYVRKVGNFTQVLVRDAGHILPFDQPEVALDLITRFIEGKPFDA, encoded by the exons ATGAAGTCTGCCTTGTTGGCGTTGTGCGTGCTTTGCAATGGCGCTCAGGGATGGTTCGGTGCCTCCATGCGCAGGCTCTACAATGG GCCAGACAACGCCCGCAGAGCAGCGTCGCAGTTGGGCGACGTGGGCGACCCGCTCTTCCTGACGCCGTTGATCGAGGCTGGTCAGCTGGAAAAAGCGCGCAACCTGAGCCGCGTTGGTTCGCTCGGGGCTGTGCCGGACTTCCCAGGATACTCGGGATTCCTCACAGTCAACAAGCAATACGGAAACAACCTGTTCTTCTGGTTCTTCCCTGCCAAG GAGAATCCGGAGAAGGCGCCCGTGGTTCTGTGGCTGCAGGGAGGACCGGGCAGCTCCTCGCTGTTCGGGCTGTTCGTGGAGCACGGACCGTACCGGGTGGCCAAAGGCGGCGTGCCCGAGCTCCGCGGAACCACGTGGGCGCAGCGTTACTCGATGCTCTACATCGACAGCCCGGTCGGCGCCGGCTTCAGCTTCACCCAGGACGACCGCGGATACGCTCGCAACGAGGTAGACGTCGGCCGTGACCTGCACGAGGCCCTGCAGCAGTTCTTCACGCTCTTCGATGAGTACGCGGCCAACGACTTCTATGCAACGGGAGAGTCGTACGCCG GCAAGTACGTGCCGGCCATCGCGCACGCCATCGACAGAGCCGTGGCACCCAGGGTCAAGATCAACTTGCGCGGCATCGCCATCGGAGACGGAATGGTCGACCCGGAGACCATGCTCGACTACGCCGACTTCCTCTACCAGATCGGCCTCGTAGACAGAGGACAAGCCGACTACATCCGCGCGGAGAGTGCTCGGGCCGTTGGCTACATCAAGCAGGGAAGATACATGGACGCGTTTCTGAGCTGGGACAAATTTTTCAACCTAGACGCTTTATACCAGTCATCGTACTTCAAGAATTTCACTGGTTTAGACTCGTTCTACAACTTCCTGCTGTCGAGTAACCCTTACTGCTTCGACTATTACAAGGCATTCGTCGACTCGCCCGTTGTCCGCAAGGCCATTCACGTGGGTAACCTGACTTTCAACAACGGTGACGCCACTGGGAGGCACCTTCGTGGGGACATCATGCAGTCCGTCAAGCCGTGGCTCGCATCCCTCATGGACAAGCCGCAGTACAAGGTGCTCATATACAACGGTCAACTGGACATTATCATCGCGTACCCACTGACGGACAACTTCGTGTGCAGCATCCAATGGTCCGGCAAGGAAGCTTTCGACAAGGCGGAGCGTAAGATTTGGAAGAGACCGGACGGAAACGGTGTCGCAGGCTACGTCCGAAAAGTGGGAAATTTCACGCAGGTCCTTGTTAGGGACGCCGGTCACATCCTGCCCTTCGACCAGCCCGAGGTTGCGCTCGACCTTATCACTCGATTCATCGAAGGGAAGCCCTTCGACGCGTGA
- the LOC135901775 gene encoding probable serine carboxypeptidase CPVL isoform X1: MKTSSLPPKEERWMPRKHEYHRGVGLGCGSRSSRPDNARRAASQLGDVGDPLFLTPLIEAGQLEKARNLSRVGSLGAVPDFPGYSGFLTVNKQYGNNLFFWFFPAKENPEKAPVVLWLQGGPGSSSLFGLFVEHGPYRVAKGGVPELRGTTWAQRYSMLYIDSPVGAGFSFTQDDRGYARNEVDVGRDLHEALQQFFTLFDEYAANDFYATGESYAGKYVPAIAHAIDRAVAPRVKINLRGIAIGDGMVDPETMLDYADFLYQIGLVDRGQADYIRAESARAVGYIKQGRYMDAFLSWDKFFNLDALYQSSYFKNFTGLDSFYNFLLSSNPYCFDYYKAFVDSPVVRKAIHVGNLTFNNGDATGRHLRGDIMQSVKPWLASLMDKPQYKVLIYNGQLDIIIAYPLTDNFVCSIQWSGKEAFDKAERKIWKRPDGNGVAGYVRKVGNFTQVLVRDAGHILPFDQPEVALDLITRFIEGKPFDA; encoded by the exons GCCAGACAACGCCCGCAGAGCAGCGTCGCAGTTGGGCGACGTGGGCGACCCGCTCTTCCTGACGCCGTTGATCGAGGCTGGTCAGCTGGAAAAAGCGCGCAACCTGAGCCGCGTTGGTTCGCTCGGGGCTGTGCCGGACTTCCCAGGATACTCGGGATTCCTCACAGTCAACAAGCAATACGGAAACAACCTGTTCTTCTGGTTCTTCCCTGCCAAG GAGAATCCGGAGAAGGCGCCCGTGGTTCTGTGGCTGCAGGGAGGACCGGGCAGCTCCTCGCTGTTCGGGCTGTTCGTGGAGCACGGACCGTACCGGGTGGCCAAAGGCGGCGTGCCCGAGCTCCGCGGAACCACGTGGGCGCAGCGTTACTCGATGCTCTACATCGACAGCCCGGTCGGCGCCGGCTTCAGCTTCACCCAGGACGACCGCGGATACGCTCGCAACGAGGTAGACGTCGGCCGTGACCTGCACGAGGCCCTGCAGCAGTTCTTCACGCTCTTCGATGAGTACGCGGCCAACGACTTCTATGCAACGGGAGAGTCGTACGCCG GCAAGTACGTGCCGGCCATCGCGCACGCCATCGACAGAGCCGTGGCACCCAGGGTCAAGATCAACTTGCGCGGCATCGCCATCGGAGACGGAATGGTCGACCCGGAGACCATGCTCGACTACGCCGACTTCCTCTACCAGATCGGCCTCGTAGACAGAGGACAAGCCGACTACATCCGCGCGGAGAGTGCTCGGGCCGTTGGCTACATCAAGCAGGGAAGATACATGGACGCGTTTCTGAGCTGGGACAAATTTTTCAACCTAGACGCTTTATACCAGTCATCGTACTTCAAGAATTTCACTGGTTTAGACTCGTTCTACAACTTCCTGCTGTCGAGTAACCCTTACTGCTTCGACTATTACAAGGCATTCGTCGACTCGCCCGTTGTCCGCAAGGCCATTCACGTGGGTAACCTGACTTTCAACAACGGTGACGCCACTGGGAGGCACCTTCGTGGGGACATCATGCAGTCCGTCAAGCCGTGGCTCGCATCCCTCATGGACAAGCCGCAGTACAAGGTGCTCATATACAACGGTCAACTGGACATTATCATCGCGTACCCACTGACGGACAACTTCGTGTGCAGCATCCAATGGTCCGGCAAGGAAGCTTTCGACAAGGCGGAGCGTAAGATTTGGAAGAGACCGGACGGAAACGGTGTCGCAGGCTACGTCCGAAAAGTGGGAAATTTCACGCAGGTCCTTGTTAGGGACGCCGGTCACATCCTGCCCTTCGACCAGCCCGAGGTTGCGCTCGACCTTATCACTCGATTCATCGAAGGGAAGCCCTTCGACGCGTGA